In the Alteromonas sp. M12 genome, one interval contains:
- a CDS encoding CpcT/CpeT family chromophore lyase, which yields MKIVKSLLMTLVVAAGMSFSVQAAGFENDAMLKKFVEWHLGFTTNIAQRDKDLAAKVEPRWGLSELRFQRIWHERTDGYWIYYETSQPDVRPDRNQIWRLYRNDFGNLKVDLYSFKNIDEGLTLWGKGDNPKAFENIKMSGLSTVPGCNATYHWIPEFERFSGVNTHGECFTIGKSYLLQHVEISKTADGTLVRNDWHSFYDENGVAKRGAKFKRGDQGPTTHVYTETYDLN from the coding sequence ATGAAAATAGTAAAAAGCTTGCTCATGACTTTAGTGGTTGCGGCTGGAATGTCTTTCTCTGTTCAGGCCGCTGGCTTTGAAAATGACGCAATGCTAAAGAAATTTGTCGAATGGCATTTAGGATTTACAACTAATATCGCGCAAAGGGACAAAGATCTAGCCGCTAAGGTCGAACCTCGTTGGGGATTAAGTGAATTGCGCTTTCAACGTATTTGGCATGAACGTACGGACGGCTATTGGATTTATTATGAAACTAGCCAACCTGACGTAAGACCGGATAGAAATCAAATCTGGCGACTGTATCGCAATGACTTTGGTAACCTTAAAGTCGATTTATACTCTTTCAAAAACATAGATGAAGGATTAACTTTGTGGGGAAAAGGCGACAATCCAAAGGCTTTTGAAAATATTAAAATGAGCGGTTTATCAACAGTACCTGGCTGCAACGCTACCTATCATTGGATTCCAGAGTTTGAACGTTTTTCTGGCGTCAATACTCACGGAGAATGCTTCACTATCGGTAAGTCATATTTACTCCAACATGTGGAAATTTCTAAAACAGCAGACGGAACCTTAGTGCGCAACGATTGGCATTCATTTTATGACGAAAATGGTGTGGCTAAGCGTGGCGCTAAGTTTAAAAGAGGCGATCAAGGACCTACCACGCATGTGTACACAGAAACATATGACCTTAACTAA